The genome window TTGGTAATAAAAGAAGTTAATAAATTCATTTGATCCAGCAAGGTATAATGAATATCCCCCCAGCTTGCGTGTAAACTGTTTGATTTAAAAGCAGTTGGAATGATCAAATACTCTTTTGAAAAGTCTGCCAAGTTAGCGAGGATTTCTTCAAAACTTTCGTGGCAGATAATTTGGGCAAGATTATTTTGATAGCGGGCATTATAATCAGCCGCTGCCGCGTAACTATCTGTATCACATGGACCTAAGGTATGGATATTCATTTTGATCTCCTTAGTATTGAAGCAATTCTTTCCGGTAATCGTGGAGGGCTTTTTGAAGACGATCTAAGTTGCTTGCCTCAAAAGTTGCGGTAATAGCTTTCGCAATTTCAATTGCTACGACACTTTCGACTACAATCGAAGCAGGAACTATTGCCGTGGTGTCTGATCGTTCGACTTGGGCTTTTTGCTTCTCTTTAGTTTTGATGTCGACGGTTTGCAGCGGTTTATAAAGTGTTGGGATTGGTTTCATTGCAGCTTTGATGATAAGCGGCATGCTGTTAGTCATACCGCCTTCAAAACCTCCGAGATGATTGGTTAATCGACTCCAGCCAGTATTAGGATTCCAATCGATTTCGTCCATGACTTGACTGCCGGGTTTGCCGGCAGCGGCAAAGCCATCACCGATTTCAACACCTTTCATTGCATTAATTCCCATGACTGCGCCAGCTAGTTGACCATCTAGTTTTGTATTCCAACTAATATAGCTTCCTAAACCTGCAGGTACGTTTTCGACAACGACCTTAATAACTCCGCCAAGAGTGTCGCCGTCTTTTTTTGCCTGTAGGATTGAATTGTGAATTTGTTCAACAAAATTC of Xylocopilactobacillus apicola contains these proteins:
- the aroC gene encoding chorismate synthase, with protein sequence MINYVTAGESHGPQLTGIITGIPAGLKLDIKEINDALAARQGGFGRGDRQKIEHDSVEITGGVRHDITLGSPISLTIQNRDYSHWSQIMDPISPATQSNTLRQITRPRPGHADLVGGMKYGQSDLRNVLERSSARETAMRVALGQICKQLLSQLDINLIGYVQQIGATKIPEQDLSVQEINNAIEQNDLRILDSNFVEQIHNSILQAKKDGDTLGGVIKVVVENVPAGLGSYISWNTKLDGQLAGAVMGINAMKGVEIGDGFAAAGKPGSQVMDEIDWNPNTGWSRLTNHLGGFEGGMTNSMPLIIKAAMKPIPTLYKPLQTVDIKTKEKQKAQVERSDTTAIVPASIVVESVVAIEIAKAITATFEASNLDRLQKALHDYRKELLQY